A DNA window from Streptomyces asoensis contains the following coding sequences:
- a CDS encoding nucleotide pyrophosphohydrolase produces MTEQHLDVAKLQRRLAEFAAARNWQPFHTPKNLVSALSVEASELLEIFQWLTPEESSRVMDDPDTAHRVTDEVADVLAYLLQLCEVLGIDPLTALDAKIDRNERRFPAP; encoded by the coding sequence GTGACCGAACAACACCTCGACGTGGCGAAACTTCAGCGCAGGCTGGCCGAGTTCGCGGCCGCACGGAACTGGCAGCCCTTCCACACACCCAAGAACCTCGTCTCCGCGCTGAGCGTGGAGGCCTCCGAACTCCTCGAGATCTTCCAGTGGTTGACGCCGGAGGAGTCCTCGCGCGTGATGGACGACCCGGACACCGCCCACCGGGTCACGGACGAGGTCGCCGACGTGCTCGCCTACCTGCTGCAACTGTGCGAGGTGCTCGGCATCGACCCGCTGACCGCGCTGGACGCCAAGATCGACCGTAACGAGCGGAGGTTCCCGGCGCCCTAG
- a CDS encoding YceI family protein, whose protein sequence is MTVAVETGLWQLDAAASTVAVKHKSVWGLVTVKGVFATVGGGGEVAADGTVTGTLTLDAASIDTKNAKRDDHLRSADFFDTDKHPEITFAVRSAELGSDGTAKVSGQLTVLGVGRPQSFTARVSRADGDAVTLDATFTVDRTEFGMTTNQLGMMGGLTTITATLRFTRSAA, encoded by the coding sequence ATGACCGTCGCCGTGGAAACCGGACTGTGGCAGCTCGACGCGGCTGCCTCCACCGTCGCCGTCAAGCACAAGTCGGTGTGGGGCCTGGTCACCGTCAAGGGCGTCTTCGCCACGGTCGGCGGTGGGGGCGAGGTCGCCGCCGACGGCACCGTCACCGGCACCCTGACCCTCGACGCGGCGTCGATCGACACCAAGAACGCCAAGCGGGACGACCACCTGCGCAGCGCCGACTTCTTCGACACCGACAAGCACCCCGAGATCACCTTCGCCGTCCGGTCCGCCGAACTCGGCTCCGACGGAACCGCCAAGGTGTCCGGGCAGTTGACGGTGCTCGGGGTCGGCCGGCCGCAGAGCTTCACCGCGCGCGTGAGCCGGGCGGACGGTGACGCGGTCACCCTGGACGCCACGTTCACCGTCGACCGGACGGAGTTCGGCATGACCACGAACCAGCTCGGCATGATGGGCGGCCTGACGACGATCACCGCCACCCTGCGCTTCACGCGCTCGGCGGCCTGA
- a CDS encoding MFS transporter produces MPFPVRTPVDKMTGPYAKRWSALIVLCLSLLIVVMANTSLIVAAPDMTRDLGLSSSDLQWVIDGYTVPYAALMLVLGSIGDKYSRRGALLTGLLVFAGGSVMGSLVDRTELVITARAVMGIGAAVVMPATLSLLVAIFPRRERAKAITAWTATSGLAIAVGPLVAGWLLQDHAWGSTFLINVPIALVAVVGALALVPPSKAAGMGRIDYVGGLLSIVSVGSLVYATIEGPHFGWGTGPVAAAVVAAVGLAGFVAWELRHPHPMLDVRRFRTRPFSGSMLAVLFFFFGTFGAIYYATQFLQFVLDYDALETGVRLLPLAGAVFLGAAATGRLTPKLGVRAMVVAGMVIGTAGVFLLTRIDSGSTYADFLAPMLMLGFAIGLSVSPATDTIMGSFPESELGVGGGANDTALELGGSLGIAVLGSLLGTAYRDRLAELVGGNLPAAALDTAKDSVGGGLAVAERVAKDPAGGARQAQALADAVHEAFAHGVARTSLIGGIIMAAGTMIVLAVLPGRKADADVETDAGVETDADVETDAGVETDACAERTREAGAVDEAAHTSPSAPSSSPSATSSPSAERDGKYSDAASR; encoded by the coding sequence ATGCCCTTCCCCGTCCGCACGCCGGTCGACAAGATGACCGGGCCGTACGCCAAGCGCTGGTCGGCGCTGATCGTGCTCTGTCTGAGTCTGCTGATCGTGGTCATGGCGAACACGTCGTTGATCGTGGCGGCGCCGGACATGACCAGGGATCTGGGGCTGAGTAGCAGCGACCTCCAGTGGGTGATCGACGGTTACACCGTTCCGTACGCCGCGCTGATGCTCGTTCTCGGCTCGATCGGCGACAAGTACAGCCGCCGCGGGGCTCTCCTCACCGGTCTGCTCGTCTTCGCCGGCGGGTCGGTGATGGGCAGCCTCGTCGACCGGACCGAACTCGTCATCACGGCCCGTGCGGTCATGGGGATCGGCGCGGCGGTCGTCATGCCGGCCACGCTGTCCCTGCTGGTGGCGATCTTCCCGCGACGTGAACGGGCGAAGGCCATCACGGCCTGGACCGCCACCTCCGGGCTGGCCATCGCCGTCGGCCCGCTGGTCGCCGGCTGGCTCCTCCAGGACCACGCCTGGGGCTCGACGTTCCTGATCAACGTGCCCATCGCGCTCGTCGCCGTCGTCGGCGCGCTCGCGCTGGTCCCGCCGTCCAAGGCGGCGGGCATGGGCCGGATCGACTACGTCGGCGGCCTGCTGTCGATCGTCTCCGTCGGCTCGCTGGTCTACGCGACCATCGAGGGCCCGCACTTCGGCTGGGGTACCGGACCGGTCGCCGCCGCCGTCGTCGCCGCGGTCGGACTGGCCGGATTCGTGGCCTGGGAACTGCGGCACCCGCATCCGATGCTGGACGTCCGCAGGTTCCGGACGCGGCCCTTCAGCGGTTCGATGCTCGCGGTGCTGTTCTTCTTCTTCGGCACCTTCGGCGCGATCTACTACGCCACCCAGTTCCTCCAGTTCGTACTGGACTACGACGCGCTGGAGACCGGCGTACGACTGCTGCCGCTGGCCGGTGCCGTCTTCCTGGGCGCCGCTGCGACCGGACGGCTCACCCCGAAGCTGGGCGTGCGGGCCATGGTCGTCGCCGGCATGGTGATCGGCACCGCCGGAGTCTTCCTGCTCACCCGGATCGACTCGGGCTCCACGTACGCGGACTTCCTCGCGCCGATGCTCATGCTGGGCTTCGCGATCGGCCTGAGCGTCTCCCCGGCCACCGACACGATCATGGGCTCGTTCCCGGAGAGCGAGCTGGGCGTGGGCGGCGGCGCCAACGACACCGCGCTGGAGCTGGGCGGCTCCCTCGGCATCGCCGTCCTCGGCTCGCTCCTCGGTACGGCGTACCGCGACCGGCTGGCCGAACTGGTCGGCGGCAACCTGCCGGCCGCCGCGCTGGACACCGCCAAGGACTCGGTGGGTGGCGGCCTCGCCGTCGCCGAGCGGGTCGCGAAGGATCCCGCCGGCGGGGCCCGGCAGGCGCAGGCCCTCGCCGACGCCGTGCACGAGGCCTTCGCCCACGGTGTCGCCCGGACCAGCCTGATCGGCGGGATCATCATGGCCGCGGGCACGATGATCGTGCTCGCAGTCCTGCCCGGCCGCAAGGCCGATGCCGACGTCGAGACCGATGCCGGCGTCGAGACCGATGCCGACGTCGAGACCGATGCCGGCGTCGAGACCGATGCCTGCGCGGAGCGCACGCGGGAGGCGGGCGCAGTGGACGAGGCCGCCCACACGTCCCCGTCCGCCCCCTCCTCGTCCCCGTCCGCCACCTCGTCCCCGTCCGCCGAGAGGGACGGGAAGTACTCGGACGCCGCCTCCCGGTAG
- a CDS encoding DUF4232 domain-containing protein has translation MRRTRCLLPALTALLLLSGCGSEGADTGGGGADGVGGGGPTPVTEVTRPAVDGVRITSVTVPTPSSTPSGTSGTSGASGGGLVRAESLPTGAPGDSGVSAVYEVTNSGTRSMTYTVRFDFTTGAGEVMDGRRVTVRSVGAGRTVRGTVRQGALVPGASRVTTVRVGEVTKVPADEAPAEAGVCPTSGVRLTADDGDAAMGLRVVGLVLENCGERDYTLDGYPQVSLLDEDREPVEGVRVLKGSGGIATVAGFDDPPRPVTLKPGQRASAGLMWRNTTGSGTAVDVPYVRVRARSGADPVMVTPHLDLGTTGKLGVGPWRAAKR, from the coding sequence ATGCGTCGAACCCGTTGCCTCCTCCCGGCCCTCACCGCCCTTCTGCTCCTCTCGGGGTGCGGATCGGAAGGCGCCGACACCGGGGGCGGCGGGGCCGACGGGGTCGGCGGGGGTGGTCCGACGCCGGTCACCGAGGTCACCCGGCCCGCGGTGGACGGGGTCCGGATCACCTCGGTGACGGTTCCCACCCCCTCCTCCACTCCTTCCGGCACGTCCGGCACGTCCGGAGCGTCCGGCGGTGGGCTCGTCCGGGCCGAGAGTCTGCCCACGGGCGCTCCCGGTGACTCCGGCGTCTCGGCCGTCTACGAGGTGACCAACTCCGGTACGCGGTCGATGACGTACACCGTCCGCTTCGACTTCACGACGGGCGCGGGCGAGGTCATGGACGGTCGGCGGGTGACCGTGCGCTCGGTGGGCGCGGGCCGGACGGTCCGGGGGACCGTCCGGCAGGGGGCCCTGGTGCCGGGGGCGTCCCGGGTGACGACTGTGCGGGTCGGCGAGGTGACGAAGGTCCCGGCCGACGAGGCGCCCGCCGAGGCCGGGGTCTGTCCGACCTCCGGAGTCCGCCTCACCGCCGACGACGGCGACGCCGCGATGGGGCTGCGCGTCGTGGGACTCGTCCTGGAGAACTGCGGGGAACGCGACTACACCCTGGACGGCTATCCGCAGGTGAGCCTGCTGGACGAGGACCGCGAGCCGGTCGAGGGCGTCCGGGTGCTGAAGGGCAGCGGCGGCATCGCCACCGTCGCCGGGTTCGACGACCCGCCCCGGCCCGTCACCCTGAAGCCCGGACAGCGGGCGAGCGCCGGCCTGATGTGGCGCAACACCACCGGCTCGGGCACCGCGGTCGACGTCCCGTACGTGCGGGTGCGCGCCAGGTCGGGTGCCGACCCGGTGATGGTGACCCCGCACCTGGACCTGGGCACCACCGGAAAACTGGGCGTCGGCCCATGGCGAGCCGCGAAGCGCTAG
- a CDS encoding ATP-binding protein, with amino-acid sequence MSSSSASSGPVSAPVPRPASDGPSSGGDTARTVPAQAPSVEARSAPAARPAAEAGRTASDEVRYARPCVTELRLAAFARHRRARFRLGAVTLFAGASGSGKSSALRAYEALARLAGGARLGEVFADPVACVPQGALPDAQRRRGFRIGCTADGPGGPVRLDVAVQAEPELRIVGERLSAGGVVLLETALRDPGRRTVQAGWYTGGSTPVTRAPLPDDRLGTALLPLRVAGRTDGQRQVLAAAEQMVVALRSVFACDPQPDWMGVPVPTGSGRLLAGCDNLADVLWRTREECGRRHALLVAALSAGSAAPVVDLRAETLADGTVRALIDRADGSRTELARLGYGELRYVALALVLLTGPGVLDVDPVGEVPAAMQTLTLLADGLDRGLDPRQRGELLRLAVRMAERGHIRCVGTVGDGHWAARTEGVTVVDLGP; translated from the coding sequence ATGTCCTCGTCGTCTGCCTCCTCCGGGCCCGTGTCCGCGCCCGTGCCCCGTCCCGCGTCCGACGGTCCGTCGTCCGGGGGCGACACCGCCCGTACCGTCCCCGCGCAGGCGCCGTCCGTCGAGGCGCGGAGCGCGCCGGCCGCGCGCCCGGCGGCCGAAGCCGGGCGCACGGCGTCCGACGAGGTCCGGTACGCGCGGCCCTGCGTGACCGAACTGCGGCTCGCCGCGTTCGCGCGGCACCGGCGGGCCCGGTTCCGCCTCGGGGCCGTCACGCTGTTCGCCGGGGCGAGCGGGAGCGGAAAGAGCAGCGCGCTGCGGGCGTACGAGGCGCTGGCGCGGCTCGCGGGCGGGGCCCGGCTGGGTGAGGTCTTCGCCGATCCGGTCGCCTGTGTACCGCAGGGCGCGCTGCCCGACGCCCAGCGCCGACGCGGGTTCCGCATCGGGTGCACGGCCGACGGCCCCGGCGGGCCGGTGCGCCTCGACGTCGCCGTACAGGCCGAGCCCGAGCTGCGCATCGTCGGAGAGCGGCTGAGCGCGGGAGGTGTCGTGCTGCTGGAGACGGCGCTGCGGGATCCCGGGCGCCGCACGGTGCAGGCCGGGTGGTACACCGGCGGTTCCACGCCCGTGACGCGCGCCCCGCTGCCCGACGACCGGCTCGGCACCGCGCTGCTGCCGCTGCGGGTGGCCGGCAGGACCGACGGGCAGCGGCAGGTGCTGGCCGCCGCCGAACAGATGGTCGTCGCCCTGCGGTCGGTCTTCGCCTGCGATCCGCAGCCCGACTGGATGGGCGTGCCCGTGCCCACCGGCTCCGGCAGGCTGCTCGCGGGCTGCGACAACCTCGCGGACGTCCTGTGGCGCACCCGCGAGGAGTGCGGACGGCGGCACGCGCTGCTGGTGGCCGCGCTGTCCGCCGGATCCGCCGCACCCGTCGTGGACCTGCGCGCCGAGACGCTGGCCGACGGCACGGTACGCGCGCTGATCGACCGCGCCGACGGCAGCCGTACGGAACTGGCCCGGCTGGGCTACGGCGAACTGCGGTACGTCGCCCTCGCCCTGGTGCTGCTGACCGGGCCCGGTGTCCTCGACGTCGACCCGGTCGGCGAGGTCCCCGCCGCGATGCAGACCCTCACCCTCCTCGCCGACGGCCTCGACCGGGGCCTGGACCCGCGCCAGCGCGGCGAACTGCTGCGGCTGGCGGTGCGGATGGCGGAGCGCGGGCACATCCGCTGTGTCGGCACGGTCGGCGACGGGCACTGGGCCGCCCGGACGGAGGGCGTGACGGTGGTAGACCTTGGTCCGTGA
- a CDS encoding type II toxin-antitoxin system death-on-curing family toxin translates to MTDVRYIQLDEILAIARTVNGTEHSVRDMGLLVSAIERPRTNVFGAELYPTLHEKAAALLHSVARNHALIDGNKPIAWLAMRVFLRFNGVSAGTAPPSVSLAGPFVEEVAQDYIDVPAIAKRLSAWFPIS, encoded by the coding sequence GTGACCGACGTGCGCTACATCCAGCTCGACGAGATCCTGGCCATCGCCCGCACGGTCAACGGTACCGAGCACAGCGTGCGTGACATGGGCCTTCTGGTGTCGGCGATCGAGCGACCCCGGACGAACGTGTTCGGAGCCGAGTTGTACCCCACGCTGCACGAGAAGGCCGCGGCTCTGCTGCACTCCGTCGCCCGCAATCACGCGCTGATCGACGGCAACAAGCCCATCGCCTGGCTTGCCATGCGTGTCTTCCTGCGGTTCAACGGCGTCAGCGCCGGTACCGCTCCGCCATCCGTCTCCCTTGCCGGCCCGTTCGTCGAGGAAGTCGCGCAGGACTACATCGATGTACCGGCCATTGCCAAGCGCCTGTCGGCCTGGTTCCCCATCTCCTGA
- a CDS encoding TetR/AcrR family transcriptional regulator yields the protein MTHSVAREPQRRNSRSNRARILATARQELGRNPDVTLEEIARASGVVRRTLFGHFPGRAALLEALAEEASEALRGVLEVAVRPEEPAERALAHFVYSIWPVGDRYRLLLALAQRDLGIERVAGLLAPARDEVTAILARGQRDGVFHPHLPPAVLSAGLEGMHIALLEQVNAGALEDDGTRTAVVTLIAAGVPEERARGVVDDVAAAAAADAASTATGRSGA from the coding sequence GTGACCCACTCCGTGGCCCGCGAGCCGCAGCGGCGCAATTCGCGGTCCAACCGGGCGCGCATCCTGGCCACGGCCCGCCAGGAGCTGGGCCGCAACCCGGACGTCACCCTGGAGGAGATCGCCCGGGCCTCGGGCGTCGTACGCCGGACGCTCTTCGGTCACTTCCCCGGCCGCGCGGCCCTGCTGGAGGCGCTCGCGGAGGAGGCGTCCGAGGCGCTGCGGGGCGTGCTGGAGGTCGCGGTCCGGCCCGAGGAGCCGGCCGAACGGGCGCTCGCGCACTTCGTGTACTCGATCTGGCCGGTGGGCGACCGTTACCGGCTGCTCCTCGCGCTGGCCCAGCGCGACCTGGGCATCGAGCGGGTGGCCGGCCTCCTCGCCCCCGCCCGCGACGAGGTCACCGCGATCCTCGCGCGCGGTCAGCGGGACGGCGTCTTCCACCCGCATCTGCCGCCCGCGGTGCTGAGCGCCGGCCTGGAGGGCATGCACATCGCGCTGCTGGAGCAGGTCAACGCCGGCGCGCTGGAGGACGACGGTACGCGTACCGCCGTCGTCACGCTCATCGCGGCCGGTGTTCCGGAGGAGCGGGCCAGGGGCGTCGTGGACGACGTCGCAGCCGCGGCGGCTGCCGATGCGGCGAGCACGGCGACCGGGCGGTCCGGCGCCTGA
- a CDS encoding cell division protein SepF has product MNRYDVTDEQWEGLAQVVPLRGRDAWPSAVGHRALPDAETETRRRFVVLRINVFADAREVAETLMAGIPVLLDLTGAETDTAKRVLDFSTGVVFGLASGMHRVDRNVFLLTPPGTEVSGIMEGAGVPGV; this is encoded by the coding sequence GTGAACCGTTACGACGTCACCGATGAACAGTGGGAAGGGCTCGCTCAGGTTGTTCCGTTGCGGGGCCGGGACGCATGGCCGTCGGCGGTGGGCCATCGTGCGCTGCCGGACGCGGAGACCGAGACGCGGCGCCGGTTCGTCGTGCTGCGGATCAACGTCTTCGCGGACGCCCGTGAGGTGGCCGAGACGCTGATGGCGGGCATCCCGGTGCTGCTCGACCTGACCGGCGCGGAGACCGACACCGCCAAGCGTGTCCTGGACTTCTCCACCGGGGTCGTCTTCGGCCTCGCCAGCGGCATGCACCGGGTCGACCGCAACGTCTTCCTGCTCACCCCGCCGGGTACCGAGGTCAGCGGAATCATGGAGGGGGCTGGAGTCCCCGGCGTCTGA
- a CDS encoding ribbon-helix-helix protein, CopG family, protein MAMTLRLPDDLDAKLTERARREGRSKQELAIEAIRDAQNRAELKVEDVLAELMDSDAEILDYLK, encoded by the coding sequence ATGGCGATGACACTCCGACTTCCCGACGACCTGGACGCGAAGCTCACCGAGCGTGCTCGTCGGGAGGGCCGCAGCAAGCAGGAACTTGCCATTGAGGCCATCCGTGACGCCCAGAACCGGGCCGAGTTGAAGGTCGAGGATGTCCTGGCCGAGCTCATGGACAGCGATGCGGAGATCCTGGATTACCTGAAGTGA
- a CDS encoding class I SAM-dependent RNA methyltransferase: protein MQAEPKKSQAVSLVGQEYEVEIGPVAHGGHCIARTEAGQVLFVRHTLPGERVVARVTEGEEGARFLRADAVRVLEASKDRVEAPCPYAGPGRCGGCDWQHAKPGAQRRLKGEVVAEQMLRLAGLTPEEAGWDGTVMPAEGDKVPAGEVPSWRTRVQYAVDADGNAGLRRHRSHEVEPIEHCMIAAPGVSELGIEDRDWSGMASVEAIAATGSQDRMVILEPRPGARLPLVELDRPVSVMRVDEHDGGIHRVHGRAFVRERADGRTHRVGSGGFWQVHPQAADTLVKAVMQGLLPRKGEMALDLYCGVGLFAGALADRLGEKGAVLGIESGKRAVEDARHNLAGFERVRIEQGKVESVLPRTGIGEVDLIVLDPPRAGAGKKTVEHLSSLGARRIAYVACDPAALARDLAYFRDGGYKVRTLRAFDLFPMTHHVECVAILEPLTKGV from the coding sequence ATGCAGGCAGAACCGAAGAAGTCGCAGGCGGTGTCGCTCGTCGGGCAGGAGTACGAGGTCGAGATCGGCCCCGTCGCCCACGGCGGCCACTGCATCGCCCGAACGGAAGCCGGCCAGGTCCTCTTCGTCCGGCACACGCTGCCCGGCGAGCGGGTCGTGGCCCGGGTGACCGAGGGCGAGGAAGGGGCCCGGTTCCTGCGCGCGGACGCGGTGCGGGTCCTGGAAGCGTCCAAGGACCGGGTCGAGGCGCCCTGCCCGTACGCCGGCCCCGGTCGCTGCGGCGGCTGCGACTGGCAGCACGCCAAGCCGGGCGCCCAGCGCCGGCTCAAGGGCGAGGTCGTCGCCGAGCAGATGCTGCGGCTCGCGGGCCTCACGCCCGAGGAGGCCGGCTGGGACGGCACGGTCATGCCGGCCGAGGGCGACAAGGTCCCGGCCGGCGAGGTGCCCTCGTGGCGCACCCGCGTCCAGTACGCGGTGGACGCCGACGGCAACGCGGGCCTGCGGCGCCACCGCTCGCACGAGGTCGAGCCGATCGAGCACTGCATGATCGCGGCGCCGGGCGTCAGCGAGCTGGGCATCGAGGACCGCGACTGGTCGGGCATGGCCTCCGTCGAGGCGATCGCCGCGACCGGCTCCCAGGACCGCATGGTGATCCTCGAACCCCGGCCCGGCGCCCGTCTTCCCCTCGTCGAGCTCGACCGGCCCGTCTCCGTCATGCGCGTCGACGAGCACGACGGCGGCATCCACCGCGTGCACGGCCGGGCGTTCGTGCGCGAGCGCGCCGACGGCCGGACGCACCGGGTCGGCAGCGGCGGCTTCTGGCAGGTCCACCCGCAGGCCGCCGACACCCTCGTCAAGGCGGTCATGCAGGGCCTGCTGCCGCGCAAGGGCGAGATGGCGCTCGACCTGTACTGCGGCGTGGGCCTGTTCGCCGGCGCCCTCGCGGACCGGCTCGGCGAGAAGGGCGCGGTCCTCGGCATCGAGTCCGGCAAGCGCGCCGTCGAGGACGCCCGGCACAACCTCGCCGGCTTCGAGCGGGTGCGGATCGAGCAGGGCAAGGTCGAGAGCGTGCTGCCCCGCACCGGCATCGGCGAGGTCGACCTGATCGTCCTCGACCCGCCGCGCGCGGGGGCCGGCAAGAAGACCGTCGAGCACCTGTCGTCGCTGGGCGCCCGCCGGATCGCCTACGTGGCCTGCGACCCGGCGGCCCTCGCCCGCGACCTGGCGTACTTCCGCGACGGCGGCTACAAGGTGCGGACGCTCCGCGCGTTCGACCTGTTCCCGATGACGCATCACGTGGAGTGCGTGGCGATCTTGGAGCCCCTCACGAAGGGGGTCTGA
- a CDS encoding LLM class F420-dependent oxidoreductase, with product MDLRIFTEPQQGATYDTLLTVAKATEDLGFDAFFRSDHYLKMGDVSGLPGPTDAWITLAGLARETKRIRLGTLMTAGTFRLPGVLAIQVAQVDQMSGGRVELGLGAGWYEEEHKAYGIPFPKEKIGRLEEQLEIVTGLWATETGKTYDFHGTYYDLTGSPALPKPAQAKVPVLIGGTGATRTPRLAARFADEFNMPFGSVEDSERQFGRVRDAAAEAGREADAITLSNALVVCVGKDDQEVARRAAAIGREVDELKANGLAGSPAEVVDKIGRYAEAGSRRMYLQILDLDDLDHLELISGQVQTQLPRL from the coding sequence ATGGATCTCCGTATCTTCACCGAGCCCCAGCAGGGGGCGACCTACGACACCCTCCTCACCGTGGCGAAGGCCACCGAGGACCTCGGGTTCGACGCCTTCTTCCGGTCGGACCACTATCTGAAGATGGGCGACGTGAGCGGCCTGCCGGGTCCCACGGACGCCTGGATCACCCTCGCCGGGCTGGCCCGTGAGACCAAGCGCATCCGCCTCGGCACGCTGATGACCGCCGGCACCTTCCGGCTGCCCGGCGTGCTCGCCATCCAGGTCGCCCAGGTGGACCAGATGTCCGGCGGACGCGTCGAGCTGGGCCTGGGCGCCGGCTGGTACGAGGAGGAGCACAAGGCGTACGGCATCCCCTTCCCGAAGGAGAAGATCGGCCGCCTGGAGGAGCAGCTCGAGATCGTCACGGGGCTGTGGGCGACGGAGACCGGCAAGACCTACGACTTCCACGGCACCTACTACGACCTCACCGGTTCGCCCGCGCTGCCCAAGCCCGCGCAGGCGAAGGTCCCGGTGCTGATCGGCGGCACCGGCGCGACCCGCACGCCGCGGCTGGCCGCCCGGTTCGCCGACGAGTTCAACATGCCGTTCGGCTCGGTCGAGGACAGCGAGCGCCAGTTCGGCCGGGTCCGCGACGCCGCCGCGGAGGCCGGCCGGGAGGCCGACGCGATCACCCTCTCGAACGCGCTGGTGGTCTGCGTGGGCAAGGACGACCAGGAGGTCGCCCGCCGCGCCGCCGCGATCGGTCGTGAGGTCGACGAGCTGAAGGCCAACGGGCTGGCGGGTTCCCCGGCCGAGGTCGTCGACAAGATCGGCCGGTACGCCGAGGCCGGCTCCCGGCGGATGTACCTCCAGATCCTCGACCTGGACGACCTCGACCACCTGGAGCTGATCTCCGGCCAGGTGCAGACGCAGCTGCCCCGGCTGTGA
- a CDS encoding DUF6099 family protein, which yields MDAVRLILTSRRALAGSGEGAQMFEEVWQAQALAQAIGSRLAVSGPPELRGEALGLTELAGRGCGVLGAPDLDPGDLLAARLTELDDARRALIDLSGLLGEVGIALVGQASSADDQGTYWKCMEAIDAADESRDRVLEMLRKLSAREEREEREGALPER from the coding sequence ATGGACGCGGTGCGGCTCATCCTGACCAGCAGACGCGCGCTCGCGGGCAGCGGCGAGGGCGCCCAGATGTTCGAGGAAGTGTGGCAGGCGCAGGCCCTGGCCCAGGCGATCGGCAGCCGCCTGGCCGTCTCGGGGCCGCCCGAGCTGCGGGGCGAGGCGCTGGGCCTGACCGAGCTGGCGGGCAGAGGCTGCGGTGTGCTGGGCGCGCCGGATCTCGACCCCGGGGATCTGCTCGCCGCCCGGCTCACCGAGCTGGACGACGCCCGGCGGGCCCTGATCGACCTGAGCGGACTGCTCGGCGAGGTCGGCATCGCCCTCGTCGGGCAGGCCAGTTCGGCGGACGACCAGGGCACGTACTGGAAGTGCATGGAGGCCATCGACGCGGCGGACGAGTCCAGGGACCGGGTGCTGGAGATGCTGCGCAAGCTGTCGGCGAGGGAGGAGCGGGAGGAGAGGGAGGGCGCGTTGCCGGAGAGGTGA